Proteins found in one Mucilaginibacter gracilis genomic segment:
- a CDS encoding endo-1,4-beta-xylanase, with protein MKSTFTKVLLLSVLYLGCSKSDSKDGGTKTTTPTDGTTNTVVYTTLKQANTDIVIGASINLGFLTNSAFLSLVPTQYNSITAENNMKVRFLQPSEGRFSFDTVKALLTFAKANNIRIHGHNLVWHKSNPAWIAAYETGTAQPALFDTLLKRHITEVVKYYSTQFEADGMTPIVKSWDVVNEAIYDSGNIRNAKNIDASNGDDQGSIWRRNIGKDDIKKAFTYARMAAEQNHNPNLKLFYNDYNIEKLAVKRDSIYKLLMDLKTYSYNGKPIIDGIGIQMHLDYNADESLIKAAIVKMASTGLLVHISEMDVKLADQPATVYIPNPVQLGLQDSLYKHVPMLYRKYVPAAQRFGITTWSVGDKDSGTTFNYSPQTQKNSATLYDLNYAKKAAWNYFFDGLFLNPLSTL; from the coding sequence ATGAAAAGCACTTTTACCAAAGTTTTATTGTTGAGTGTATTGTATTTGGGATGCTCGAAGAGCGATTCCAAAGATGGTGGCACCAAAACTACCACGCCCACAGACGGCACTACCAATACTGTAGTTTATACCACTTTAAAACAAGCAAATACTGATATTGTTATTGGGGCATCCATAAACCTTGGTTTCTTAACCAATTCAGCATTTTTAAGCCTTGTGCCTACGCAATATAACAGTATTACTGCCGAAAACAACATGAAAGTGAGGTTTTTGCAGCCTTCGGAAGGGCGTTTTAGCTTTGATACCGTTAAAGCGCTGTTAACCTTTGCCAAGGCCAATAACATCCGCATTCATGGTCATAACCTGGTGTGGCACAAGAGTAATCCGGCGTGGATAGCCGCTTACGAAACCGGTACAGCCCAACCAGCCTTATTCGATACGCTTTTGAAACGTCACATCACAGAAGTGGTTAAATACTATAGTACACAATTTGAGGCTGACGGGATGACGCCGATTGTAAAATCATGGGATGTGGTTAACGAAGCGATATACGATAGCGGCAATATTCGCAACGCGAAAAATATTGATGCCAGCAACGGAGATGACCAGGGAAGTATCTGGCGCCGCAATATCGGTAAGGACGATATTAAAAAAGCGTTTACTTATGCCCGTATGGCAGCCGAACAAAACCATAATCCGAATTTGAAGCTTTTTTACAATGATTATAATATTGAAAAACTTGCCGTAAAACGAGACTCTATTTATAAGTTGTTAATGGACCTCAAAACATATTCTTATAATGGCAAACCAATTATTGACGGAATAGGCATACAAATGCACCTTGATTATAATGCCGACGAATCATTAATCAAAGCCGCTATAGTGAAGATGGCGTCTACCGGATTGTTGGTTCATATATCTGAGATGGACGTTAAACTGGCAGATCAACCGGCAACCGTATACATCCCAAACCCGGTTCAGTTAGGCTTACAGGATTCGTTGTACAAACATGTGCCTATGTTGTACAGGAAATATGTTCCTGCTGCTCAGCGTTTCGGTATAACCACCTGGAGTGTGGGTGATAAGGATTCGGGCACAACATTTAATTATAGCCCGCAAACACAAAAAAACAGTGCTACCCTTTATGACTTGAATTATGCAAAGAAGGCCGCCTGGAATTATTTCTTCGACGGCTTGTTTCTAAATCCTCTTTCAACGCTTTAA
- a CDS encoding glycoside hydrolase family 3 N-terminal domain-containing protein has product MLKTTLAILLFTIVAVDTRAQTNSIYHKGWVDFNKNGKMDLFEDPKQPIEVRVKDLLSQMTVDEKTCQLATLYGYKRVLKEEMPAASWKNEVWKDGIANIDEELNGLASRTDRAPTQYSYPYSKHAGAINTIQKWFVEETRLGIPVDFTNEGIHGLNHDRATGLPAPIGIGSTWDKALVRKAGQVVGREAKALGYTNVYAPILDPARDQRWGRVVECYGEDPFHIAELGKQMVLGIQEEGVASTLKHYAVYSIPKGGRDGNVRTDPHVAPREMHQLYLYPFRRVIQEAHPLGVMSSYNDYDGVPITGSHYFLTELLREKYGFEGYVVSDSEALEQLYSKHHVAADIKEAVRQAMEAGLNVRTNFTMPQTYILPARELVAEGKISMKLLDLRVADVLKVKFKLGLFDHPYVPDTKAADILVHNADATAMSLKMNREAIVLLKNANNSLPLNKNNLKNIFITGPLAADKAYAVSRYGPSNNPVISVLDGIKNYVGKATNVTYAKGCDVTDPTWPESEIIETPLSAIEQAKIDSAVNLAKQADVIVAVVGESVGQVGEGLSRTGLGLPGRQLKLLQALHATGKPVVMVMVNGQPLTINWENRYLPAILEAWFPGNESGQVIAETIFGDNNPGGKLPITFPKTTGQIELNFPFKPASQANQPTSGPNGYGKSSVNGALYPFGFGLSYTTFEYSNLTITPETEHAQGEVKVTVDIANTGRVAGDEVVQLYLKDELSSVTTYEFDLRGFERVPLNPGEKKSVTFTLHPDDLALLDSNMNWTVEPGKFKVMIGSSSENIRLSKEFEVKP; this is encoded by the coding sequence ATGTTAAAAACTACGCTTGCTATTTTACTTTTTACCATTGTTGCAGTTGATACCCGGGCACAAACCAATTCAATCTATCATAAGGGCTGGGTTGATTTCAATAAAAACGGAAAAATGGATCTCTTTGAAGATCCAAAACAGCCTATTGAAGTCCGGGTAAAAGATCTGCTTTCGCAGATGACAGTTGATGAGAAAACTTGCCAACTGGCCACCCTGTATGGTTATAAACGCGTACTCAAAGAAGAAATGCCAGCAGCATCCTGGAAAAATGAAGTATGGAAAGATGGGATAGCTAATATAGATGAGGAACTGAACGGCCTCGCCTCGCGTACCGATCGTGCGCCAACACAATACAGCTACCCATACAGCAAGCACGCCGGCGCCATCAATACCATACAGAAATGGTTTGTTGAAGAAACACGCTTAGGTATCCCCGTGGATTTTACAAACGAAGGTATTCATGGTCTTAACCACGACAGGGCAACCGGCTTGCCGGCACCTATTGGCATTGGCAGCACCTGGGACAAGGCATTGGTGCGAAAAGCCGGCCAGGTTGTTGGACGCGAAGCGAAAGCCTTAGGATACACTAACGTATATGCGCCCATATTGGACCCCGCACGCGACCAGCGGTGGGGACGGGTGGTTGAATGTTATGGGGAAGACCCTTTCCATATTGCCGAATTAGGAAAACAAATGGTGCTAGGGATACAAGAGGAAGGTGTGGCCTCAACATTGAAACATTATGCAGTATACAGCATTCCGAAGGGTGGAAGGGACGGTAATGTGCGTACAGACCCCCATGTTGCACCTCGTGAAATGCATCAGCTATATCTATACCCTTTTAGGAGGGTTATACAGGAAGCCCACCCCTTAGGCGTTATGAGCAGCTATAACGATTACGACGGTGTACCGATAACCGGCAGTCATTATTTTTTAACTGAACTGCTGCGTGAAAAATATGGTTTCGAAGGATATGTTGTTTCGGATAGTGAAGCCCTGGAGCAGCTGTACAGTAAACACCATGTAGCCGCAGATATTAAGGAAGCGGTGCGCCAGGCCATGGAAGCAGGTTTAAATGTGCGTACTAATTTTACCATGCCGCAAACTTATATACTGCCCGCGCGTGAATTAGTTGCCGAAGGAAAAATATCGATGAAGCTGCTTGATTTGAGGGTGGCGGATGTATTGAAGGTTAAATTTAAACTGGGATTATTTGACCACCCTTACGTGCCTGATACAAAAGCGGCCGATATTCTTGTTCATAATGCGGATGCAACGGCAATGAGTTTAAAAATGAATCGCGAAGCAATAGTATTGTTAAAAAATGCGAACAATAGCTTGCCATTAAATAAAAATAATCTCAAAAATATCTTTATCACGGGGCCGCTCGCGGCCGATAAAGCTTACGCGGTTAGCCGTTACGGTCCGTCAAATAACCCGGTGATCAGTGTGCTTGATGGAATAAAAAACTACGTTGGGAAAGCTACAAATGTTACTTACGCTAAAGGATGTGATGTAACCGACCCAACTTGGCCTGAAAGCGAGATCATAGAAACACCCTTGTCGGCAATTGAGCAGGCTAAAATAGATTCGGCAGTAAACCTTGCTAAACAAGCTGATGTAATTGTAGCCGTGGTTGGCGAAAGTGTTGGGCAGGTGGGCGAGGGTTTATCGCGCACAGGCTTAGGCTTACCGGGCCGGCAGCTTAAGCTACTCCAGGCTTTACATGCTACAGGCAAGCCAGTTGTGATGGTTATGGTGAACGGCCAGCCGCTTACCATTAACTGGGAAAATAGATATTTGCCTGCAATTTTAGAAGCCTGGTTCCCTGGTAACGAAAGCGGGCAGGTTATTGCCGAAACAATATTCGGAGATAATAACCCGGGTGGAAAACTGCCGATCACTTTTCCAAAAACTACAGGGCAGATTGAATTGAATTTTCCATTCAAACCGGCGTCGCAGGCAAATCAGCCAACCTCTGGCCCCAATGGTTACGGTAAAAGTAGTGTTAACGGTGCTTTATATCCATTTGGCTTTGGCTTAAGTTATACCACGTTTGAATATAGTAACCTTACCATAACGCCCGAGACCGAGCATGCTCAGGGTGAAGTTAAAGTTACGGTGGACATTGCTAACACAGGCCGTGTTGCCGGTGACGAAGTAGTGCAACTTTATTTGAAAGACGAATTAAGCAGCGTAACCACCTATGAATTTGACCTGCGGGGCTTTGAGCGTGTACCGCTTAATCCGGGAGAAAAAAAGAGTGTTACATTTACTTTACATCCCGACGATTTGGCTTTATTGGATAGCAATATGAACTGGACAGTTGAACCCGGAAAGTTTAAGGTGATGATTGGCAGCTCATCTGAAAATATCCGTTTATCAAAAGAATTCGAAGTTAAACCTTAA
- a CDS encoding MlaD family protein has product MANETSNNTKLGVFVLAGLIALIATFYMIGKNHNLFAGSFELRTRFPNLNGLIVGNNVLFAGIQGGTVKSIRLINDTSIEVTMTIDDKVSPFIHKNALAAIGTDGLMGNKVVNISAVKTQSPLVQSGDMLATKKMLNTEEMLQTLSKTNSNIALISEGLKTTVLRINESSVWGVLNDKDVGISLKTSLNNIVKATGNANQITLAINHMVIQAKNGKGTLGVLLADTVTGSELKQAISQVKAAGANSKQMTAGLNTLVQNLNKDLASGDGPLHMLLKDTAVSNDLKKSMENIQKGTDSFNQDMEALKHNFLFKGYFKNLEKEKLKQQTKKK; this is encoded by the coding sequence ATGGCAAACGAAACATCAAATAACACAAAACTGGGAGTATTCGTACTCGCGGGGCTTATTGCGCTTATCGCGACATTTTATATGATCGGTAAGAACCATAATCTGTTCGCCGGGAGTTTTGAGCTGAGAACCCGCTTCCCAAACCTCAACGGACTGATTGTGGGTAACAACGTGCTCTTTGCCGGCATCCAGGGTGGTACGGTAAAAAGTATCAGGCTGATCAATGATACTTCGATCGAGGTAACGATGACCATCGATGACAAGGTGAGTCCATTCATTCACAAAAACGCACTGGCCGCCATCGGCACCGACGGCCTTATGGGTAACAAGGTGGTCAATATTTCGGCTGTCAAAACTCAAAGCCCGCTGGTACAAAGCGGTGATATGCTGGCCACAAAGAAAATGCTTAACACGGAAGAAATGCTGCAGACACTCTCAAAAACCAATAGCAATATCGCTCTCATCTCCGAAGGTCTTAAAACTACGGTTCTCCGCATAAACGAAAGTTCTGTTTGGGGCGTATTGAACGATAAAGATGTTGGTATTAGTTTGAAGACATCTTTAAACAACATCGTTAAGGCAACGGGCAATGCCAACCAAATAACGCTGGCTATAAACCATATGGTAATACAGGCCAAAAATGGAAAAGGTACGCTTGGTGTTTTGTTGGCCGATACGGTAACAGGATCAGAGCTAAAACAAGCGATTAGCCAAGTTAAAGCTGCCGGCGCAAACTCAAAACAAATGACCGCGGGCCTCAATACATTGGTACAAAACCTGAACAAAGACCTCGCCAGCGGCGATGGGCCGTTACATATGCTGCTTAAAGATACAGCCGTGTCCAATGATCTTAAAAAGAGCATGGAAAACATTCAAAAAGGCACTGATTCATTTAACCAGGATATGGAAGCCCTGAAGCACAACTTTTTGTTCAAGGGCTACTTTAAAAACCTGGAAAAAGAAAAGTTGAAACAGCAAACCAAAAAGAAGTAA
- a CDS encoding ABC transporter ATP-binding protein, whose protein sequence is MKTTELNPPTPSPVEGFEKPVILIEHLYKSFGNLTVLNNFNLVVNREENVVVLGKSGSGKSVLIKCIIGLLKPESGNILVFGENVPELAHDELDRIRTKIGFLFQGNALYDSMTVRENLEFPLRRHWIDFSQQKVDELVMEALNNVGLPHTVDMMPAELSGGMLKRVALARTLILKPEIILYDEPTTGLDPVTAREIDTMIISLQKKYHTTSIIISHDMNCVKNTADRVVLLAAGKCYAEGTYAQFEASADENIKQFFE, encoded by the coding sequence ATGAAAACCACCGAACTTAACCCCCCCACCCCATCCCCTGTTGAAGGATTTGAAAAGCCAGTCATCCTAATCGAACATTTATATAAATCGTTCGGCAACCTCACGGTGCTTAACAACTTTAACCTGGTTGTGAACAGGGAAGAGAATGTGGTTGTACTTGGAAAATCAGGTTCCGGAAAATCGGTGCTCATCAAATGTATTATCGGCCTGCTCAAACCAGAAAGCGGGAATATATTAGTTTTTGGTGAGAATGTACCTGAGCTGGCTCATGACGAACTTGACCGGATCAGGACGAAGATCGGTTTCCTGTTCCAGGGGAATGCACTTTATGATTCCATGACGGTCCGCGAAAACCTGGAGTTTCCGCTGCGTCGCCACTGGATCGATTTTTCGCAGCAAAAAGTAGACGAACTGGTGATGGAGGCACTCAACAACGTAGGATTACCGCATACTGTTGACATGATGCCCGCGGAACTATCCGGTGGAATGTTAAAACGGGTTGCACTTGCCCGAACGCTGATCCTTAAACCGGAGATTATTTTATATGACGAACCTACAACGGGCCTCGACCCGGTTACCGCCCGCGAGATTGACACCATGATCATCAGCCTCCAAAAAAAATACCACACCACTTCCATCATTATTTCGCACGATATGAACTGCGTGAAAAACACGGCCGACCGGGTAGTGCTACTTGCCGCCGGAAAGTGTTATGCGGAGGGAACTTATGCCCAGTTCGAGGCCTCGGCAGACGAAAATATCAAACAGTTTTTTGAATAA
- a CDS encoding MlaE family ABC transporter permease: MNSLVTKTRSFLNETGSISKFTARFFSVGIRPRYEVKELLTQSYVIGYRSLPLIALTGFIMGLVLTMQLRPSLVVYGVESKLPIMIGIAIVREIGPVITALIFAGKIASSIGAELGSMKVTEQIDAMEVSGTNPFKYLVATRVLAATLMLPVLTVLGDAICLFGAYIGVNMHTVTSYRLFIAQVFEDLSFGDFVPAFIKTFFFGFAVGLIGCYKGYYSSKGTRGVGNSANTAVVLASVMIFVIDLLAVQITDLLGLN, translated from the coding sequence ATGAACAGCTTGGTAACCAAAACAAGATCATTTTTAAACGAGACAGGCAGTATATCCAAATTCACGGCACGCTTTTTTTCCGTGGGGATACGCCCGCGTTACGAAGTAAAGGAACTGCTAACTCAAAGCTATGTTATCGGCTACCGGTCACTTCCATTAATCGCCTTAACAGGGTTTATCATGGGCCTGGTACTAACGATGCAACTGAGACCATCACTGGTGGTTTACGGAGTTGAGTCTAAGCTCCCCATCATGATCGGGATAGCTATCGTGCGTGAGATCGGCCCGGTTATTACGGCGCTCATCTTTGCAGGCAAAATAGCCAGTAGCATAGGCGCTGAACTCGGTTCAATGAAGGTTACCGAACAGATAGACGCGATGGAAGTTAGCGGCACCAATCCCTTTAAATACCTGGTAGCTACCCGTGTGCTGGCTGCAACATTAATGCTGCCGGTACTAACCGTCCTTGGCGACGCGATCTGCTTATTTGGCGCTTACATCGGCGTAAACATGCATACCGTAACAAGCTACCGCCTTTTTATTGCGCAGGTATTTGAGGACCTATCCTTCGGTGATTTTGTTCCTGCATTCATCAAAACCTTCTTTTTTGGTTTTGCCGTAGGCCTTATCGGTTGTTACAAGGGCTATTATTCGAGTAAGGGCACGCGTGGCGTGGGCAATTCTGCCAACACCGCGGTTGTACTGGCATCAGTCATGATCTTTGTGATCGATCTGCTTGCTGTTCAGATCACCGATCTTTTGGGTTTAAACTGA
- a CDS encoding universal stress protein — protein sequence MKTILVINDHSPEAIHAAKVGLLIAQHHHADLLLANCQTYAGKTLERAVAGGLYKDTGYARSENYLLDDLQCFNQSVNGFKPQISLAELSGAGEVAIAEFAAKNQVEMIVCGVMPDAGNPRSKLSNSKLLKKINCPLLLVPYGWEIKNIERMCYIAELRYCRLDVVTYLAHFAAPWPADVSIAHLCAKSLPEMEAKYAQTVFEQQYQNKVNYPRLLFTPVGERDVRLAVDVFIHAMNTDILVLVNQCFHFQDALGGSTVDHFPAHITVPLLIFP from the coding sequence ATGAAAACTATCCTTGTAATTAACGACCACTCACCCGAAGCAATACACGCGGCAAAGGTGGGCCTATTAATAGCCCAACACCATCATGCCGACTTATTGTTGGCTAACTGCCAGACATATGCCGGAAAAACGTTGGAAAGAGCCGTAGCGGGCGGCCTTTATAAAGACACGGGCTATGCCCGTAGTGAAAATTACCTGCTGGATGATTTACAGTGCTTCAATCAATCAGTAAATGGCTTTAAGCCGCAGATCAGCTTGGCAGAACTATCAGGAGCTGGTGAAGTTGCAATAGCGGAATTTGCAGCGAAGAACCAAGTAGAAATGATTGTATGCGGAGTTATGCCCGATGCCGGGAATCCCCGGAGTAAACTAAGCAACAGCAAGCTTTTAAAAAAAATTAATTGCCCTTTATTGCTTGTGCCTTATGGCTGGGAAATAAAAAACATAGAGCGTATGTGTTATATAGCCGAACTACGATACTGTAGGCTTGACGTTGTAACCTACCTGGCCCATTTTGCGGCGCCCTGGCCGGCTGATGTATCTATTGCACATTTATGTGCCAAAAGCTTACCAGAGATGGAAGCTAAATATGCGCAAACCGTTTTTGAACAGCAGTATCAAAATAAGGTAAATTATCCGCGCTTGCTGTTTACCCCTGTTGGCGAGCGCGATGTACGCCTTGCCGTAGATGTATTTATCCATGCGATGAACACAGATATTTTGGTGCTGGTTAATCAATGTTTTCATTTCCAGGATGCTTTGGGAGGCTCCACCGTTGACCATTTCCCTGCGCACATAACGGTACCGTTGCTTATTTTTCCATAA
- a CDS encoding L,D-transpeptidase scaffold domain-containing protein, which yields MKKSRYFYRIISMAGLVLLLSGNTLLAVQAPPAAIRNQLIIQSRFLYYPATVKRFYAATNYKLAWVAPDTVSTHASDAMLLLDCVRQYGLNHADYHPAQLLYNKLNTLTTHYALASANDKAAFDIFLTDAIIRFVNDLHYGKLNPRYTAKLLDSRINDGVAAETVLSLAIHSKNFMAAIENVQPKSAQYRELQRQMHLMAGVLVGDCYDLPEASLRNVAVNMERLRWFPIKGSRYVQINIPSFTLKVHQQDTDLSYRAIVGKKQTPTAVASGKLTAISIGEPVPDIRRWLPSLLNAPTYTEKHAYQIYDRDGRRMEPTAANIAAARQNPAKYRLIAPPTDPNLDNQINFKVDGANVILSGSASGRLLKNRQSALTNGSIRVDGADQLAMGLLAQYANQDSPAELRSAIKNKQLRQYRLKEPLPIYVTYLTCEVKDGLLQTYKDVYGRDQQVAEALYRGAHVVPAYQ from the coding sequence ATGAAAAAGTCCAGATATTTCTATCGCATCATCAGCATGGCAGGGCTTGTCTTGTTATTAAGCGGCAACACACTATTGGCGGTACAAGCTCCACCCGCAGCTATCCGTAACCAGCTCATTATACAAAGCCGTTTCCTATACTATCCGGCAACGGTCAAAAGGTTTTATGCAGCCACAAATTACAAGCTGGCATGGGTTGCCCCAGATACTGTGAGTACTCATGCTTCGGATGCCATGTTACTTTTAGATTGCGTTCGGCAATATGGGTTAAACCACGCCGATTATCATCCCGCTCAATTATTATACAACAAGTTAAATACACTAACCACTCACTACGCACTGGCAAGCGCAAATGATAAAGCCGCATTTGATATTTTTCTGACAGATGCCATAATCAGGTTCGTTAATGATCTGCATTACGGCAAACTTAATCCGAGGTACACGGCAAAATTGCTGGATTCCCGCATTAACGATGGTGTTGCAGCCGAAACTGTTTTGAGCTTAGCTATCCACAGTAAAAATTTCATGGCTGCGATAGAGAATGTGCAGCCAAAGTCAGCGCAGTATCGGGAACTGCAGCGGCAGATGCATTTAATGGCCGGAGTATTGGTTGGTGATTGTTACGACTTGCCCGAAGCATCCCTACGGAATGTTGCGGTAAACATGGAACGTCTCCGTTGGTTTCCTATCAAAGGTAGCAGGTACGTACAGATCAATATCCCATCCTTTACCTTAAAAGTTCACCAGCAGGATACTGATCTTTCTTACCGCGCAATAGTTGGAAAGAAGCAAACGCCCACAGCAGTAGCATCCGGAAAATTAACGGCGATAAGCATTGGCGAACCCGTGCCGGATATCCGCCGATGGCTACCTTCTTTACTTAACGCGCCTACTTACACAGAAAAACATGCTTACCAAATTTATGACCGCGATGGCAGGCGCATGGAGCCTACAGCCGCAAATATAGCCGCGGCCCGGCAAAACCCTGCCAAGTATCGGTTAATCGCTCCACCCACTGATCCGAATTTAGACAATCAGATCAATTTCAAGGTGGATGGTGCTAATGTTATTCTGTCTGGCTCAGCAAGCGGGCGCTTGCTTAAAAACAGGCAATCAGCTTTAACAAATGGGTCAATCCGTGTGGATGGGGCAGACCAATTAGCAATGGGTTTGCTTGCACAATATGCAAACCAGGACAGTCCGGCCGAGCTTCGTAGCGCAATTAAAAATAAGCAACTACGCCAATACCGGCTTAAAGAGCCACTTCCAATTTATGTAACCTACCTTACCTGCGAGGTGAAAGATGGCTTGCTGCAAACTTACAAAGATGTGTATGGCAGAGATCAGCAAGTGGCTGAGGCGTTATATAGGGGTGCTCATGTAGTACCGGCATACCAATAA
- a CDS encoding phosphoketolase family protein yields MTALTINRTELIHAYWRAANYLAVGQIYLQDNPLLLEPLKPEHIKPRLLGHWGTSPGLNLIYVHLNRLINDTGANILYVCGPGHGAPAIVANTYLEGTYTEIYPSIEQNAKGMKKLFRQFSTPGGIPSHTSAHTPGSIHEGGELGYSLVHAYGAVMDNPDLLAACVIGDGEAETGPLEGSWKSLAFINPKTDGAVLPILHLNGYKISGPTVLARMEENRLRSLFSGYGYEVFLVEGDDPMVVHGLMAETLDFVYQRIKAIQYKARTSNGSNTQHISWPMIILRTPKGWTGPKEWKGVPIEGTFRSHQVPLTGVREDPEKLKMLEEWMRSYRPEELFDNKGALIPELVNLIPENGKRMSELPYANGGLLLKELLLPDFKKYALPIRQPGTIESESTRNLGKYLKDIFKLNAKNRNFRIFCPDETTSNRLDAVFEVTERRFMEQIIPNDDHLSVDGRVMEVLSEHLCEGWLEGYLLTGRHGLFPCYEAFVTIVDSMVSQYAKWVKTSRELPWRKPVASLNYLLTSHVWRQDNNGYSHQGPGFIDTVVNKKSAVVRIYLPPDANSLLSVMDHCLRSKDYVNVVIAGKQPELQWLTMDEAIELCTKGAAVWPWVGNDEGGMPDVVMACSGDVPTLETVAAAELLMAYFPDLKVRLVNVLDLMSLSPLAYHPHGMSEALFTSLFTDTAPVIFAFHGYVRIIHDLVHGRPEPARFHVRGFMEEGTTTTPFDMVVLNQMSRYHLAMEAVKRVGGLSEQVPAFIDFCEKKLVEHHEYICKYLDDMPEIKNWKWGGTK; encoded by the coding sequence ATGACCGCACTAACCATTAACAGGACAGAACTAATACACGCCTACTGGCGCGCCGCTAATTATTTGGCAGTGGGGCAGATCTATTTGCAGGATAATCCCTTGCTGCTGGAGCCGCTCAAGCCTGAACATATTAAGCCTCGCTTGCTCGGGCATTGGGGCACTTCGCCCGGCCTTAACCTCATCTATGTTCACCTAAACCGTCTCATCAACGATACGGGAGCAAATATTCTTTACGTTTGCGGGCCCGGCCATGGCGCTCCTGCCATTGTGGCCAATACTTATTTAGAAGGTACGTATACCGAAATTTATCCTAGCATCGAACAAAACGCGAAAGGGATGAAAAAACTCTTCCGTCAATTTTCCACGCCGGGCGGAATTCCGAGCCATACCAGCGCTCATACGCCGGGTTCTATCCACGAAGGCGGCGAACTCGGTTATTCATTGGTACATGCCTACGGCGCGGTAATGGACAACCCCGACCTGCTGGCGGCCTGTGTGATTGGCGATGGCGAAGCCGAGACCGGGCCGCTGGAAGGTAGCTGGAAATCATTGGCGTTCATCAATCCTAAAACAGATGGAGCAGTGTTGCCAATATTACATTTGAACGGTTACAAGATTTCTGGCCCAACGGTTCTGGCACGGATGGAAGAGAACCGCCTCAGGTCCCTGTTCAGCGGATACGGCTACGAGGTTTTCCTGGTGGAAGGTGATGACCCGATGGTGGTTCACGGCTTGATGGCTGAAACGCTCGACTTTGTTTACCAGCGTATCAAAGCCATTCAATACAAGGCCAGGACGAGCAATGGTAGTAATACGCAGCACATCAGCTGGCCGATGATCATCCTGAGGACACCCAAAGGCTGGACCGGCCCGAAGGAATGGAAAGGGGTGCCTATAGAAGGAACTTTTCGCTCGCACCAGGTGCCGCTTACAGGCGTGCGGGAAGACCCGGAAAAGCTAAAGATGCTGGAAGAATGGATGCGCAGTTACCGGCCCGAAGAACTGTTTGACAACAAAGGAGCATTAATTCCTGAACTGGTGAACCTCATACCAGAAAATGGTAAACGAATGAGCGAACTGCCGTATGCTAATGGCGGTTTGTTATTAAAAGAATTGCTATTACCCGATTTTAAAAAATACGCGCTTCCCATCCGCCAGCCTGGCACGATAGAATCTGAAAGTACGCGCAACCTGGGAAAATACCTGAAAGATATTTTTAAACTCAATGCTAAAAATCGCAATTTCAGGATATTCTGTCCGGATGAAACGACATCCAACCGATTGGACGCGGTGTTCGAAGTAACGGAACGACGGTTTATGGAACAGATTATCCCGAATGATGATCATTTGTCTGTAGACGGGCGGGTAATGGAAGTATTGAGCGAACATTTGTGTGAGGGCTGGCTTGAAGGTTACCTGCTAACCGGCAGGCATGGACTATTCCCCTGCTACGAAGCTTTTGTAACCATTGTTGATTCTATGGTGAGCCAGTACGCCAAGTGGGTCAAAACATCGCGCGAACTGCCCTGGCGCAAACCGGTAGCGTCGCTTAATTATCTTTTGACCTCGCACGTATGGCGGCAGGATAATAACGGCTATAGCCACCAGGGCCCAGGCTTTATTGATACGGTTGTGAATAAAAAAAGTGCCGTAGTGCGTATTTATTTGCCGCCCGATGCGAACAGTCTATTATCCGTAATGGATCATTGCCTGCGCAGTAAGGATTATGTGAACGTGGTTATCGCGGGTAAGCAGCCCGAGCTGCAATGGCTCACGATGGACGAAGCAATTGAGCTATGCACTAAAGGAGCTGCCGTATGGCCATGGGTGGGGAATGATGAGGGCGGTATGCCGGATGTGGTAATGGCCTGTTCGGGCGATGTGCCGACTCTGGAAACCGTAGCCGCTGCCGAATTATTAATGGCCTATTTTCCTGATCTCAAAGTGCGGTTGGTTAATGTACTTGACCTGATGTCGCTATCGCCATTGGCCTATCATCCACACGGTATGAGCGAAGCGCTGTTTACCTCCTTATTTACGGATACAGCACCCGTTATTTTTGCATTCCATGGCTATGTCAGGATCATCCACGACCTGGTACATGGCCGCCCCGAACCGGCCAGGTTCCATGTACGGGGTTTTATGGAAGAAGGTACAACCACAACACCATTTGATATGGTGGTATTAAACCAGATGAGCCGCTATCACCTGGCTATGGAGGCGGTAAAACGGGTTGGCGGTTTGTCGGAGCAAGTCCCGGCGTTCATTGATTTCTGCGAAAAAAAACTGGTTGAGCATCACGAATACATATGCAAATACCTGGACGATATGCCGGAGATCAAGAACTGGAAATGGGGCGGCACTAAATAA